The Fibrobacter sp. UWEL genome includes a region encoding these proteins:
- a CDS encoding prepilin-type N-terminal cleavage/methylation domain-containing protein, with protein MNKRGFSLMEVLISFAILATTGMQLSGFLYKSPVTQKARTENYGMELGKIYLQAESKTLVSHTKDTTFIHDDAKGNHWEVIIKQTKDGDEICDKAIPVRNKIDTTRTLYYCRYGS; from the coding sequence CTGATGGAAGTTCTTATCAGTTTTGCCATTCTTGCAACAACAGGAATGCAGCTTTCTGGATTTCTGTACAAGAGCCCTGTTACACAAAAGGCACGCACTGAAAATTACGGAATGGAACTGGGAAAGATCTATCTGCAAGCCGAAAGCAAGACTTTGGTTTCTCATACAAAAGACACGACATTTATCCACGATGATGCAAAGGGCAATCACTGGGAAGTAATTATCAAGCAAACCAAGGATGGCGACGAAATCTGCGACAAGGCCATTCCGGTCCGTAACAAGATCGACACCACCAGAACTCTATATTATTGCCGCTATGGTTCGTAA
- a CDS encoding Tfp pilus assembly protein FimT/FimU, whose product MVRKNGFTLIELIVTMAVSGIFFTLAMNMFSTANGSFVSYRKSHEEYFDYNVKKAKANRMLLDNTGSCQENGEFHFTGDSADSLNMEFPFPQPKCKDVDRKRTLVYFLGATDSTSKEIVGYSHFYLK is encoded by the coding sequence ATGGTTCGTAAAAACGGATTCACACTGATCGAGTTGATCGTGACCATGGCTGTGTCTGGTATTTTCTTTACGCTGGCCATGAACATGTTCAGCACAGCCAACGGTTCCTTCGTAAGTTACAGGAAATCCCACGAGGAATACTTCGATTACAATGTCAAGAAGGCCAAGGCCAACAGGATGCTTCTGGATAATACAGGCTCCTGCCAAGAAAATGGCGAATTCCATTTCACTGGAGATTCTGCGGATTCCCTGAATATGGAGTTTCCTTTTCCTCAGCCAAAGTGCAAGGATGTAGACCGCAAGAGAACCTTGGTCTATTTCCTAGGCGCCACCGATTCTACCTCAAAAGAAATCGTTGGATATAGCCACTTCTATTTAAAATAA